The Vespula vulgaris chromosome 17, iyVesVulg1.1, whole genome shotgun sequence genome includes a window with the following:
- the LOC127069900 gene encoding uncharacterized protein LOC127069900 produces MLTVIIKRTVSRLGLRNLYVSVACNNYILRTKRYQSKELILPSITSKGNIIYRNFSQNEEKKKEKKEFLPQLIPGPIVMTYSIFNTLKMRFLQLLIPSLTKDSEFKLRDIMDSARKAASMVSIALANKDYNSLYNLVDISVLQILKSKVDTLTEEQRKLIAMTEESIFLCFPYNLNFIMDSEDNATVVLELVIHYAPGVDLNDIFSKSKFIQFTRIEHKCVSNYTFTRDYTQGKDTYWIITHLNHCQIN; encoded by the exons atgttgACTGTGATCATTAAAAGGACTGTTTCTCGATTAGGTTTACGAAACTTGTATGTATCCGTAgcatgtaataattatatattgagAACGAAAAGATATCAATCCAAAGAATTAATATTGCCGTCTATAACCTCcaaaggaaatataatatatagaaatttttctcaaaacgaggaaaagaagaaagaaaaaaaagaatttttgccACAACTTATACCTGGTCCCATTGTTATGacatattctatttttaataccCTTAAAATGCGTTTCCTTCAATTACTTATACCTTCTTTAACAAAGGATTCAGAGTTTAAGTTGAGAGATATTATGGATTCTGCTAGAAAA GCAGCTTCGATGGTATCAATAGCATTAgcaaataaagattataattctttatacAATCTTGTAGATATTAGcgtattacaaatattaaagtCAAAAGTAGACACATTAAccgaagaacaaagaaaacttATTGCTATGACAgaagaaagtatatttttatgtttcccTTATAATCTTAACTTCATAATGGATTCAGAAG ATAATGCAACTGTAGTATTGGAATTGGTTATACATTATGCGCCAGGCGTGGATCTTAACGATATCTTTTCTAAAAGTAAGTTTATTCAATTTACGAGAATTGAACATAAGTGTGTAAGCAATTATACATTTACACGAGATTATACGCAGGGTAAAGATACTTATTGGATAATCACACATCTTAATCACtgtcaaataaattaa